The following coding sequences lie in one Zonotrichia leucophrys gambelii isolate GWCS_2022_RI chromosome 4A, RI_Zleu_2.0, whole genome shotgun sequence genomic window:
- the POF1B gene encoding protein POF1B isoform X2, whose amino-acid sequence MFGAQQPLQPPALPPHLQQQHQHHYYRRQQHYSTLPARRPCPEPPPCPEPPPCPEPPRPLPCLDPAPHPQDVAYDRVRTYGPGCRRLSTSCSSRAASPLDCGHGCDPPQGTIRRIIIENPDQEPLSPFLRGASFSPGNNVIYEKTIRKYELLNPLQERQFPVCPPEPCPPPPVTQQCQQTQTGSPCELCPGPGSDECRGHPVRRGTAAPELVSCPQDSPEQLDCRFFGELLAELHRKSNDLYSCLLQHVEKIGTRNHDIEFTCQTEDVEELIPKGLSEATKQQIRYLLQMRATSDKSLRLVLSTFKNLREELCHLQDDLGKLETDNILLKKDLAFKDSQVKEYETMLASLRENNRQQQQGLRDSTAKCRSLEEQLLSLRLSEGDKDCQLKELEYSKRALEQEIQSLKLQSCSSPTLQTTTDELSSRYVEMINNLREDKDREIRSLRSQLCQFQQDITRREGSNSDLQMRLHELTSLLEDKEAFIKQQQEELFRLKHDKFSGSQSPGVTAIITKKYRNQYPILGLLSDDYKVTSPVNKSQTIVIERTGEIWKHE is encoded by the exons ATGTTCGGGGCGCagcagccgctgcagccgcccgcgctgcccccgcacctccagcagcagcaccagcaccactACTACCGGCGGCAGCAGCACTACAGCACCCTGCCCGCCCGCCGGCCCTGCCCCGAGCCGCCGCCCTGCCCCGAGCCCCCGCCGtgcccggagccgccgcggcCGCTGCCCTGCCTGGACCCCGCTCCGCACCCGCAGGACGTGGCCTACGACCGGGTGCGCACCTACGGGCCGGGCTGCCGCCggctcagcacctcctgctcctcccggGCCGCCTCGCCGCTGGACTGCGGCCACGGCTGCGACCCGCCACAG GGCACCATCCGCAGGATCATTATCGAGAACCCGGACCAG GAGCCATTATCCCCTTTTCTTAGAGGGGCCAGTTTCTCTCCTGGAAATAATGTCATCTATGAAAAAACAATAAGAAAATATGAGCTATTAAATCCCCTCCAA GAGCGGCAGTTCCCGGTGTGCCCGCCGGAGCCGTGCCCGCCGCCCCCGgtgacacagcagtgccagcagacaCAGACGGGCAGTCCCTGCGAGCTGTGCCCGGGCCCGGGCAGTGACGAGTGCCGGGGACACCCCGTGAGGAGGGGCACGGCCGCCCCAGAGCTG GTGAGCtgcccccaggacagccccGAGCAGCTCGACTGCCGCTTCtttggggagctgctggccgAGCTGCACCGCAAGAGCAACGACCTGtacagctgcctgctgcagcacgTGGAGAAGATTGGGACAAG GAACCACGACATCGAATTCACGTGCCAG ACTGAAGATGTTGAAGAATTAATTCCCAAAGGACTGTCTGAGGCAACAAAGCAGCAGATTCGTTATCTCCTGCAG ATGAGAGCGACATCGGACAAATCCCTGAGACTTGTGCTTTCCACCTTCAAGAACCTGCGGGAGGAGCTCTGCCATCTGCAGGATGACCTGGGG AAGCTGGAAACTGACAATATCTTGCTGAAGAAGGATCTGGCTTTTAAGGATTCCCAAGTGAAAGAATATGAAACAATGCTGGCTTCTCTGAGAGAGAACAATCGTCAGCAGCAG CaagggctcagggacagcactgccaagtgCCGCTcgctggaggagcagctcctgtccctgcgGCTCAGCGAGGGCGACAAGGACTgccagctgaaggagctggagtaCAGCAAGAgggccctggagcaggagaTCCAGAGCCTCAAGCTGCAG agctgctccagcccgaCGCTGCAGACCACGACGGACGAGCTGTCCAGCCGATATGTGGAGATGATCAACAACCTGAgggaggacaaggacagggagatCCGCAGCCTCAGG tcccagctgtgccagttCCAGCAGGACATAAccaggagagaggggagcaaCAGCGACTTGCAAATGAGGCTGCACGAACTGACCTCGCTGCTGGAGGACAAAGAGGCTTTTATTAAACAACAGCAAGAG GAGCTCTTCAGACTGAAGCATGACAAGTTTTCGGGCAGTCAGTCCCCTGGGGTGACAGCCATCATCACCAAAAA GTACAGGAATCAGTATCCTATTCTGGGTCTCCTGTCTGATGACTACAAGGTCACATCACCTGTCAATAAATCACAAACGATTGTAATTGAGAGGACGGGAGAGATCTGGAAACAT GAATGA
- the POF1B gene encoding protein POF1B isoform X1 yields MFGAQQPLQPPALPPHLQQQHQHHYYRRQQHYSTLPARRPCPEPPPCPEPPPCPEPPRPLPCLDPAPHPQDVAYDRVRTYGPGCRRLSTSCSSRAASPLDCGHGCDPPQGTIRRIIIENPDQEPLSPFLRGASFSPGNNVIYEKTIRKYELLNPLQERQFPVCPPEPCPPPPVTQQCQQTQTGSPCELCPGPGSDECRGHPVRRGTAAPELVSCPQDSPEQLDCRFFGELLAELHRKSNDLYSCLLQHVEKIGTRNHDIEFTCQTEDVEELIPKGLSEATKQQIRYLLQMRATSDKSLRLVLSTFKNLREELCHLQDDLGKLETDNILLKKDLAFKDSQVKEYETMLASLRENNRQQQQGLRDSTAKCRSLEEQLLSLRLSEGDKDCQLKELEYSKRALEQEIQSLKLQSCSSPTLQTTTDELSSRYVEMINNLREDKDREIRSLRSQLCQFQQDITRREGSNSDLQMRLHELTSLLEDKEAFIKQQQEELFRLKHDKFSGSQSPGVTAIITKKYRNQYPILGLLSDDYKVTSPVNKSQTIVIERTGEIWKHVSYLERDCSLCSP; encoded by the exons ATGTTCGGGGCGCagcagccgctgcagccgcccgcgctgcccccgcacctccagcagcagcaccagcaccactACTACCGGCGGCAGCAGCACTACAGCACCCTGCCCGCCCGCCGGCCCTGCCCCGAGCCGCCGCCCTGCCCCGAGCCCCCGCCGtgcccggagccgccgcggcCGCTGCCCTGCCTGGACCCCGCTCCGCACCCGCAGGACGTGGCCTACGACCGGGTGCGCACCTACGGGCCGGGCTGCCGCCggctcagcacctcctgctcctcccggGCCGCCTCGCCGCTGGACTGCGGCCACGGCTGCGACCCGCCACAG GGCACCATCCGCAGGATCATTATCGAGAACCCGGACCAG GAGCCATTATCCCCTTTTCTTAGAGGGGCCAGTTTCTCTCCTGGAAATAATGTCATCTATGAAAAAACAATAAGAAAATATGAGCTATTAAATCCCCTCCAA GAGCGGCAGTTCCCGGTGTGCCCGCCGGAGCCGTGCCCGCCGCCCCCGgtgacacagcagtgccagcagacaCAGACGGGCAGTCCCTGCGAGCTGTGCCCGGGCCCGGGCAGTGACGAGTGCCGGGGACACCCCGTGAGGAGGGGCACGGCCGCCCCAGAGCTG GTGAGCtgcccccaggacagccccGAGCAGCTCGACTGCCGCTTCtttggggagctgctggccgAGCTGCACCGCAAGAGCAACGACCTGtacagctgcctgctgcagcacgTGGAGAAGATTGGGACAAG GAACCACGACATCGAATTCACGTGCCAG ACTGAAGATGTTGAAGAATTAATTCCCAAAGGACTGTCTGAGGCAACAAAGCAGCAGATTCGTTATCTCCTGCAG ATGAGAGCGACATCGGACAAATCCCTGAGACTTGTGCTTTCCACCTTCAAGAACCTGCGGGAGGAGCTCTGCCATCTGCAGGATGACCTGGGG AAGCTGGAAACTGACAATATCTTGCTGAAGAAGGATCTGGCTTTTAAGGATTCCCAAGTGAAAGAATATGAAACAATGCTGGCTTCTCTGAGAGAGAACAATCGTCAGCAGCAG CaagggctcagggacagcactgccaagtgCCGCTcgctggaggagcagctcctgtccctgcgGCTCAGCGAGGGCGACAAGGACTgccagctgaaggagctggagtaCAGCAAGAgggccctggagcaggagaTCCAGAGCCTCAAGCTGCAG agctgctccagcccgaCGCTGCAGACCACGACGGACGAGCTGTCCAGCCGATATGTGGAGATGATCAACAACCTGAgggaggacaaggacagggagatCCGCAGCCTCAGG tcccagctgtgccagttCCAGCAGGACATAAccaggagagaggggagcaaCAGCGACTTGCAAATGAGGCTGCACGAACTGACCTCGCTGCTGGAGGACAAAGAGGCTTTTATTAAACAACAGCAAGAG GAGCTCTTCAGACTGAAGCATGACAAGTTTTCGGGCAGTCAGTCCCCTGGGGTGACAGCCATCATCACCAAAAA GTACAGGAATCAGTATCCTATTCTGGGTCTCCTGTCTGATGACTACAAGGTCACATCACCTGTCAATAAATCACAAACGATTGTAATTGAGAGGACGGGAGAGATCTGGAAACATGTAAGTTACCTGGAGAGGGACTGTTCCCTCTGCAGTCCCTGA